In the genome of Chrysoperla carnea chromosome 5, inChrCarn1.1, whole genome shotgun sequence, the window CCAACATGAGCTGGTGCATCAAATTCAGGTATAACTCGAACACCACGTATTTTTGCATAGTTTACAAtctgaaaatattgttaattttttcaatttttaaacaaagtttaggagctacgataccacagacagacacacagatataCAAACAcgggagttaaaaatattgtaaaaatcataatttaacaaaaatttacttacatcTTTGACATCATCAACCGTATACACTTTTCTGTTACTAAAAGCACCAAGTTTCGAAAATTCTGGTCGAGATggtaattttattggaaaacttTGTGAATCAGTTATATGCCAATggaatgtatttaattttgtcaTAGCCATTGCATCAATTGTTCGTTTAATTCCGTCCACAGATATATAATTACGTGCTGTATCAAGAAGTACTCCACGATAATTATATGCTGGTTTATCGGTAATGTTTACATCACGTATAacctaaaataaaacaattttattaaaacttattctTAAAAactgaatgttttaaaacaatccGACTATTTCGAAAGTGATTATACGATGAATCTACGCTATAGATATTCCCAATTACGATCCGCGCTTCCAACTCGCCTTTTTTGCCTCTGTTTTACTCTCGAAATTCTCAGATCGTTttgaaacaccctgtataatttcCAAAACGCTATAAGAGCACATACTTGTATTTCGTTTCGAATATCATCATAAATAACAAGTTGACCAAGCGTTTCTAAACCATGGCGTGCACCGTAAAAGTTGGGTGCAGTAATTGTTGCATTTAAACGGCCATCATTTGATTGTCCAACATTTAAAGTATAGCTTTCATCAGTCTCCAAtgttaattctagaaaaaaaattcaaataaacaaatttccattacatttttctgttttaaatatacaaaccaGTGTCGGATGAATCCTTAATTTTAACATAGACCATAACACTATGTCCACCAGGTTTGATTGGAGTACCTTTGGGTTGTAAAACATTGACATGTTGAAGGAAtctctaaaaaaaatcaaaatatttttgataaaaagaatgaaaaaaatttcttaacaaGTTTTCAATCCGATTTATCGGTCGCAGTCAACTgactttgataaatattatcacTAACATTCTTATTCGCGATATTCTTTTCCAATCGCTATATGCGATTCAAATAATCGTTTTATAACTAATGCGGACggaaaaaatttacaagtttAAATTTGTGCAGGGTTGAATCTTGATAAAATTTGCCGTTATTATGCTCATTTGAGAAATTTTGATTGGCTGGcaaaaaggaagccactcacgaagttttaggtttgtattaatcatttatcaAAGCACGTCTCACGGTCTAAAATATTTACgaacataaaattgaaaaacatacttttcctgcatctttaattaattttgaagcaTTTGAATCATTATTATCCGTTAATATATCAACGCTGTTAACATTAATATGCATAACTATATCACCAATCTCCAATTTTCCATTTGGTTTTGGCCATAACAATGAATTCTTATCACAAAATGCATGGCATACAGCACGACTTATTGGATTTTTATCACCTTccacaacttttaattttttacattgacCTGCTTGGCATTCCCAACGCCACACGGGTCTGAAAACCAAcaagaatttaatttacaacaaaaaaagtatttattgacTAAAAACGCCGTCTTACGgttctaaaataaattcattggaagttttatgaaaaacagCAAAACCTATAACCACCCCAAGAACTGCGATTATTGTTAAAGATGCAAACAcccgaaatattattttattatttatgtacatttttttgaaatgaaatgaaattttttttaaattaattaattatgcacaaggcaattattgatttttattgcgTTATTAAATCATCAAGTGTTTGAGTAaacaaataatctaaaaataatttacaatattcttttcatttgtttgatttttccaattttttttattttaaggaggTTTTTTTATCAGCAAccatgatttattattatttatcatttaataataaatttttgtaatgcaGATTTGGTTTTGCATTGTATTGTAATCgagtagagaaaaaaaaaattttcaaacctcACGAACAAAAGTGAGTGCGCTTTCCGCTCTGATACAATCTGATACTTCCGCTCATGCAGATAATATTTAGCTATctcttttttaaatctaaagGGTATATCATAACAAATAACAGGACCGTCTTTAAACTAATGGGGGTTCTGGGAACTTTAGGACACCTATGAATAGAATCCTCACTCTgcgggaatttttttttggttaacccATTCAATCTTCAAACCgagaaattttcattacaatttgGCGGCTCCATGGAACTCGAGACCCTGAGTACTGTCTCTATTGAGAAAGAAGGATTTAATTGTGTCTAATGCCCACTTTCGAACCTTTTTTTACACCCAATCTTGAAGTCCTTTGACAGTAGTTTAAACATTTTGGGGGTCCATAAGGAACATATGTCCGGAAACGCTCCCCATCCCAGCTACAGGAATCAGAAACTTTTTCTGACACCTTGCCTGCTTGTGAGAAatgtagataatttaattaagcgAGAAATTCTTATTTAGACGTATGGACGTGATAATAAACCCGTGTGTAATTATTCGTAAAGTATTGAATTAATAACACAAAAGAAGATTattgaaatctaaaaaaaactacattgtGGCTTAAGTAGtctttaaagattatttttggaCTTTTACTGTAACTCAATAATGTTTGCGGGGTACTTTTACAATGTACAGTTTTACTGTAACTCTAGTTTTTGTTGGACTGTTCAACTCCACCccgttttttgcaatttttgtttcaattcgGAGAAAAATACACTTTGAAATCGAGTAAATCACAAACAAATTTATGCTAATTTGACAGAAacttaaaacttataataatttcaaatgacTCTTACCCATCATCCTGAGCTTGGCAGTAAACCGcaaacaaatataattgtattatgACGAACACATGATGAAATCGATAAAACATCATTagtgttaattaaattatgttgttAATTATATTCCAGATTGTTGTCTTGACTTTGTAATATTGCGGTAAAGTATCTGTAAAAATAgaagaagtaaaaaatatgagTAACAGTACTTGTGTAAAATATTGACATTCAAACTGTGCAGCTGTGTGTAATAACTTTCACCTGAATAAACTAATTATGtccatgaaatattaaaattactatcactttaatttataaatgatactgtccgtccgtctgcacgataactcaagaacgaaaagagatatcgagctgaaatttctatagcatgttcaggacgtaaaaaatgagtttgaaTTCGTAAAATCTTggtttcttatgaaaaaatacttttgtttgaaacttaaaAAGCTGGGGAAAGCTTCTCTATGGGCTCTCGAATGTCCTTTTATACAGCAGTAAGCGTCTTGATACGTCATACGTTAAATATAagttgaattataaatttagtaggtaaaattatttttcaatgggTTTCCgtctaatttttatacaaataaacacATACTTTTCAgcttttctaattattttccTTATCATATAATGATTATTCACAAGCTAAAACAACATCGGGTTTTTAAAGCCACAAATCCACCCATATATATTTTTGCCAATTATTTATTGGACTACAGAGTATAACAACAAAGTTCTGTTCATGTATGGATTTTccaaaaaagataaaatgatAAGAAATCGCATAGATGTAACTTCACAGACCAGACCCATAATTCCCCGTTCACTTTCAATTAATCTGgttctatttatttatctatgcATTACTAAtaaagcaacataggtcaattgggttttgaaTCCGTAAGCCCATTTTGTTCACCTTGtgtaaatatctttgttttcccgtgagggtCCAACCTCTAATTTGGACATTAGAGGTCAGGGACATTTGGAATGTTTATTTACAGCTTagagaaatttttcagaaattgaatgaatattttaaataaaattttataaaattttcgaatacttTACCCTCCAAATTcaacaaataagtaataataaaaaagtgtagTCACTATAAGAGCTCTTAactaaaaatctcaaaatataTCCTTACAATGGGtctatataaacatttttggaaGTTTTAAGGTTATTGTCCGTGGATAAAAGAAATGACAACAATATCTAAATATTAAGGAGCAAATCTAGTTTTTGATATCAATAacctgttttaaataaaaatgaaatatttattcattctaattttgtttttttccaaaGTACTTAACACATTTGTACAATGTGTccgaatttacaaaaaaaaaagtcaaaacaaacgattgagtttattgttgaaatccCCTGTACAGAATGTGTTGAATTTCATtgcttacaattttttttttttataaattagaggaatttaaaaaacccacacaattatggcggcctttcAGGCGCCTTttattaga includes:
- the LOC123299577 gene encoding chitooligosaccharidolytic beta-N-acetylglucosaminidase, yielding MMFYRFHHVFVIIQLYLFAVYCQAQDDGPVWRWECQAGQCKKLKVVEGDKNPISRAVCHAFCDKNSLLWPKPNGKLEIGDIVMHINVNSVDILTDNNDSNASKLIKDAGKRFLQHVNVLQPKGTPIKPGGHSVMVYVKIKDSSDTELTLETDESYTLNVGQSNDGRLNATITAPNFYGARHGLETLGQLVIYDDIRNEIQVIRDVNITDKPAYNYRGVLLDTARNYISVDGIKRTIDAMAMTKLNTFHWHITDSQSFPIKLPSRPEFSKLGAFSNRKVYTVDDVKDIVNYAKIRGVRVIPEFDAPAHVGEGWQNTDFVECFNAQPWQSFCVEPPCGQLNPTKPKLYDALEDIYRDIVELFQPNIFHMGGDEVSLSCWNSTESITDWMIKERDWTRSTDDFMKLWNVFQTQALERFEKYKKVPIIMWTSTLTSAKYIEQYLPKDKYIIQVWTTGSDQVIDDLLSKKYRIILSNYDALYLDCGFEAWVGSGTNWCAPYKGWKTVYNNDPRKISQGRVDLVLGAEAALWTEQADDSSLDNRLWPRCAALGERLWSDPQTGWQEAEQRMLIQRERFVERGIYADTLQPQWCLENNGYCYG